The genomic window aaCATTGCATTACATATGCAGGGGGTTGAAGTTTGAATCCTAGTCATCTCATTTATCcatcttaagggtgaaatttctagccattaaattacttaaaaaaaataaaaattcaaatatgtttttataagtaaaaatctACATTTTCCTTATAAGTAAAGTATCAAATGAATCTAGTAATTTATAAAGAACGTTTTTTCCAATGTGTTTTTATAACTAAGTGTAAAGGGAATTATATGAATTCGGATTGCATGCAGCTATGATAGATCCGGCCGTCCAATTATAATCTGACGTTTCAAATTAAAAGAAGATTCAATCAAACTATGTGACTGTTTTAAGTCTCGGATGGTCATATCTGTTATGACTGCATGCAGTTTTTACCGCATGCTATCCGAATCCATGGGAATACTATTAAATACAGAGTCTTCGGATTTTGAGGTAATTAAGCTCGCATACTATTAGGAAGCTGTATTCAAAGTGAGTACTCTAATCTTATTCAAGAATCAATATCATGAACACTTATTATCATATCATGGGATTGGTGTTGTTGTTCATGGTTTACTTTGTTGTTGGAACAACAAAAGCCAAGATAATTAACTGTTCAGAAGATATATCATGTGGAAATCAAGTTATAAAATTCCCTTTCCAAATCAAAAACCAAAATCCAATTTCACCTATGTGTGGTGGCTATCCAGGATTTGAGTTAATTTGTTCATCAAACCAAACTATGATTGAACTTCCTCACAAAGTGAAACTCAATGTCAAAAACattgactacaaacaccaaactATTCAACTTTCTGATCCACAAGATTGCCTTGACAAACATATTCACAACCTCAATCTTTCAGAATCTCATTTCAACTACTTGAAAAGtgattatgatgattttgttgacTATCACTTTTTCAATTGTTCACTTTTGATTAGAAATGAGATAGATTTATATTTGGTTCCTTGTCTAAGTACCTCAACCTCTCAAACATATGTTATACCCTCAAGTCGATATTTCGAACAGCTTCCTCTTTCGTTTTGCACCAAAATGTTTAATGTTTCATTCAAACGTTATTCTGATTCTATTCGTTTGAGTTGGTCTACGCCTAATTGTAAAGTTTGTGAATCAAAAGGAAACATATGTAGATGGAAGAATACTACTAGTAGTACCAACAAGGACATAGAATGTTTCATCAAAAACAAGAAAGGTAAATTACTTAGCTAGTTATTTGTACTAATTTGATGTGGTAATTCTATTCTTTGCTcatttcatttatatatattaattcaaTCTTCAAACTTAGAAAACTAATTTGAAGGTAAGGTTATGGAATTTTATCTAGCTTGctattttatattgattttgaggtaattttattctttgatcAACTCAATTATATACAATCTTTCAACATATAAAAGCTTATTGAACTGAAGTAGTAGATCTTCTCAATGAATCAAGCTTATGGAATTTTATAGAGAAGCTGAACAAAAGAATTTCTCAAAAGTCAAATCAAAATGAATTGGATGTTCTACAACTTCTTCAAGTTCTTAGTCAAATCTCAATCGTTAGATTAATCTAACGGTCAATAGTATTATATCTTGGTTGTTAGATTAATTATGTGACAAGGTTTAGCCGAAGAAAATGCAAAGCATTTGCTgtgatttcttaaaaaaaaaatcatgatagTGAGTTTGTAAAAATCATGataacattataatttttttaactgaaTTTTGCTAGTATGATTTTGTAGGTTCGTCAACGGCTCTAGTCAACACAGGTCAGCTTTTAAgttaaaattttctttatttgaatTCTAACCTCTAAGAAAATCATCATTTTTCTTAAATTAGTTTTCATAAATGCAGGGTCAGTTCTAGGATCGTTGTTTTTTATCTTGCTGACCGGCGCAGTCTACCATATTTATGACTCCTACATTCTGAAGAAAGCAAAACAAGCGATTATAGAAAAGTTTTTAGAAGATTATAGAGCTCTTAAGCCTACCAGATACTCTTATGTAGAAATTAAGAGAatcacaaataattttaaagacAAGTTAGGACAAGGAGCCTATGGAACTGTATATAAAGGGAACATTTCAAAAGAATTTATTGTTGCGGTGAAGATACTAAATTTTTCTCAAGGAAATGGGCAAGATTTCCTCAATGAAGTTGGTACAATGGGTAGGATCCACCATGTTAATATTGTTCGATTGATCGGTTTTTGTGCAGACGGCTTTAAAAGAGCTcttatttatgagtttttacCAAATGGTTCTTTACAAAAGTTCATAAATTCACCAGACAACAAGAAAAACTTCCTTGGATGGAAAAAGTTACACGAAATTGCTTTAGGAATAGCTAAAGGAATTGAATATCTTCATCAAGGTTGTGATCAACGCATCCTGCATTTCGATATCAAACCACAAAATGTGTTACTTGACCATAATTTTATTCCTAAAATATCTGACTTTGGTCTAGCTAAATTATGTTCGAGGGATCAAAGCATGGTGTCAATGACCACAGCTAGAGGAACTTTGGGATATATTGCtcccgaagttttttcaaggaaCTTTGGAAACGTGTCTTACAAATCAGATGTTTATAGCTATGGAATGATGTTGCTTGAAACAATAGGAGGGAGGAAGATTACGGAGGACATAGAGGAAAACTCTAGTCATGTTTACTATCCGGAATGGATTTATAATCTTATAGATGATCAAGAGGAAATGAGAATTCATGTTGATAATGAAGGGGATGAAGAAATTGCAAGAAAAATGGGCATTGTGGGACTTTGGTGCATTCAGTGGCATGCTATGGATAGACCATCAATGCAAATGGTGGTTCAGATGTTGGAAGGAGATGTAGACAAAACTCCAATACCTCCCAATCCTTTTGCTTCTCAATCTAGACAACCTAGGAGAAATGGTGGACTTGCAACTACTAGACAACTAACTCATGAGTTAGATGTAATTGAAGAGTTAGAATGACCAAAATGTGTACCTCTTTCTAATCCTCAGTATATCTTATACTATAGATGTTGGAATTCAGTgaacacaaataagctaaaagatAAATTGTTATTGTTGTGACCACAAGTACTAGATCA from Trifolium pratense cultivar HEN17-A07 linkage group LG1, ARS_RC_1.1, whole genome shotgun sequence includes these protein-coding regions:
- the LOC123887206 gene encoding rust resistance kinase Lr10-like: MNTYYHIMGLVLLFMVYFVVGTTKAKIINCSEDISCGNQVIKFPFQIKNQNPISPMCGGYPGFELICSSNQTMIELPHKVKLNVKNIDYKHQTIQLSDPQDCLDKHIHNLNLSESHFNYLKSDYDDFVDYHFFNCSLLIRNEIDLYLVPCLSTSTSQTYVIPSSRYFEQLPLSFCTKMFNVSFKRYSDSIRLSWSTPNCKVCESKGNICRWKNTTSSTNKDIECFIKNKKGSSTALVNTGSVLGSLFFILLTGAVYHIYDSYILKKAKQAIIEKFLEDYRALKPTRYSYVEIKRITNNFKDKLGQGAYGTVYKGNISKEFIVAVKILNFSQGNGQDFLNEVGTMGRIHHVNIVRLIGFCADGFKRALIYEFLPNGSLQKFINSPDNKKNFLGWKKLHEIALGIAKGIEYLHQGCDQRILHFDIKPQNVLLDHNFIPKISDFGLAKLCSRDQSMVSMTTARGTLGYIAPEVFSRNFGNVSYKSDVYSYGMMLLETIGGRKITEDIEENSSHVYYPEWIYNLIDDQEEMRIHVDNEGDEEIARKMGIVGLWCIQWHAMDRPSMQMVVQMLEGDVDKTPIPPNPFASQSRQPRRNGGLATTRQLTHELDVIEELE